In Bacillus weihaiensis, the genomic stretch AGCAATTGAGCATGAACAAGAGCTAGATCAGCTAATACAACCCCATTTGAAAAATTGGACAATGGATAGGCTTGCTAATATTGATAAAGCGATTCTTCGATTAGCGACCTATGAATTGAAATACGAAGAAGAAATTCCTTCTAACGTTACAATAGATGAAGCGGTTGAATTAGCTAAAGCATTTGGTGACGACCATTCTAGTAAATTCGTCAACGGTGTCCTTTCTAAAATCAAACAAGAATTAGATCAATAATTTGAATTTAGGAGGAATAGAGAATGACAGCAACAATCATTGATGGCAAACAACTTTCAGCACAGAAAAGAAGCGAACTAGCACAGGAAGTAGTACGTATTAGAGAGGGTGGAGTGCTTCCAAAGTTAGTTGTGATATTAGTAGGTGACAACCCTGCTTCACTCTCATATATTAGAGGAAAACAAAAGGCAGCAGAGGAAATTGGAGTGGGCTTTAAACTGGAGCATTTTCCTGAATCCTTTTCTGAAAATGAGTTATTAGACATAATCGAACATTATAACCAAAACGATGAATACCACGGTATTTTAGTACAACTTCCACTTCCAGAGCATATTAATGAGACTGCAGTTATCGAGAAAATCTCACCATTAAAAGATGTAGATGGTTTCCATCCGATAAATGTCGGGAGAATGATGATAGGTCAAGAAACATTTCTACCTTGTACACCAGCTGGAATTGTTGAGATGATTAAATCAGTTGGAGTTGAAATAGCAGGTAAAAATGTTGTAGTAGTTGGACGTAGTAATATCGTTGGGAAACCAGTGGGGCAGCTATTACTAAATGAACATGCGACGGTTACATACTGTCATTCCAAAACAGATGATTTAACCTCTTATACAAAGGGAGCAGATATTTTAGTTGCTGCTGTAGGACGAGCTAACTTTATAAAAGGACAGGATATTAAGCCTGGTGCTGTCGTAATTGATGTTGGAGTCAATCGATTGGATACAGGAAAACTATGTGGTGATGTCGTTTTCGATGAAGCGAAAGAAGTAGCAAGCTACATTACACCTGTACCAGGTGGTGTTGGTCCCATGACGATTACCATGCTAGCGCACAATACTGTTCAGTCTGCTAAACAATTTTTACTTACTAAATAATAGGTCACTTTGTTGATTATTGAAGTGGAAGGTATAAGACTTTAGCAGGAGAAGCGTGTCACAAGGAGACCCCACAGAAGTATGCGGAGGAGCTCCCGGACCGCGTATGCTAGTAAGGAAAAAGAAACACTACGTTTAACAGAGTTGAATAATATAGAGTTTGCTACATGAAAAAATTGTAGAGTGAAAATTTAGATTTAACTCATAAAAAAATATGAACAAGAAAGAGGTTACTCAACTTGCGCTTTAATCAAGAATTAAACCGTTTTTGAGTAAGCTCTGTTCTTTTTTAGAGGTGCTTTACTAAAGCTTTGTTCATGTATCACTTTGTTTTAATGTTTTTTTTACTAGGATTTTAAAAAAGGAGTTTATACCTCATTTTAAGAAGGTGGTGGTTTTTGATGAGTGAAGTGAAATACGTTACTGTAACAGCTCTAACAAAATATATTAAGCGTAAATTTGATGTGGATCCACATCTATCTGATATCTGGATAAAAGGTGAAATCTCAAACTTCAATCTTCATAGTAGAGGCCACATGTATTTTACGCTTAAGGATGAACATGCCAGAATCCAGGCAGTCATGTTTTCGAAATCAAATAAGTCATTAAAATTTAGACCTGAAAATGGAATGAAGGTCTTACTTCGTGGGGAGATCTCTGTTTATGAGCAAAGCGGAGGGTACCAGGTTTATGTAAAAGAAATGCAGCCTGACGGTATCGGAAGCTTATATTTAGCGTATGAAGAGTTAAAAAAATCATTGCAAAAAGAAGGTCTATTTGACGATATACATAAAAAAACTATTCCTAAATACCCCAACCAGGTAGGTGTCATTACTTCTCCAACAGGAGCGGCGATTCGTGATATTCTTACAACAATTAACCGACGATATCCATTAGCAAACGTTCTCTTAATACCGGCATTAGTGCAAGGTGTACAAGCAGGTGCCTCTGTTGCGAAGGCTATTAAAAAGGCAAATGAACTAGGGACTTTAGATGTTTTAATTGTTGGACGTGGTGGTGGATCGATTGAAGAGCTTTGGGCTTTTAACGAAGAGGTTGTAGCAAGGGAAATTTACGCCTCAAATGTACCAATTATCTCAGCAGTTGGTCATGAAACAGACTTTACGATTGCAGATTTTGTAGCAGATCTTAGAGCCCCAACACCTACTGCTGCAGCTGAACTTGCTGTACCTCACTTTTTGGAGTTAATAGATCGAGTAATGGACCGTAA encodes the following:
- the xseA gene encoding exodeoxyribonuclease VII large subunit; protein product: MSEVKYVTVTALTKYIKRKFDVDPHLSDIWIKGEISNFNLHSRGHMYFTLKDEHARIQAVMFSKSNKSLKFRPENGMKVLLRGEISVYEQSGGYQVYVKEMQPDGIGSLYLAYEELKKSLQKEGLFDDIHKKTIPKYPNQVGVITSPTGAAIRDILTTINRRYPLANVLLIPALVQGVQAGASVAKAIKKANELGTLDVLIVGRGGGSIEELWAFNEEVVAREIYASNVPIISAVGHETDFTIADFVADLRAPTPTAAAELAVPHFLELIDRVMDRKNRLKRSMQEKVTSKKEKLTYYQTSYAFRYPKQLYQQKEQQLDQLVDRFLREGNRVIQKRKDEHTQLAKRLSNVQPKAQFERANEEYQSLIKKLNREMKAVLTHKQSQFSATIDKLNALSPLKIMDRGYSLVYHNEKLIKSIHQVQSGEVLKVQLKDGQIDCQVHGVEERSMNE
- the folD gene encoding bifunctional methylenetetrahydrofolate dehydrogenase/methenyltetrahydrofolate cyclohydrolase FolD codes for the protein MTATIIDGKQLSAQKRSELAQEVVRIREGGVLPKLVVILVGDNPASLSYIRGKQKAAEEIGVGFKLEHFPESFSENELLDIIEHYNQNDEYHGILVQLPLPEHINETAVIEKISPLKDVDGFHPINVGRMMIGQETFLPCTPAGIVEMIKSVGVEIAGKNVVVVGRSNIVGKPVGQLLLNEHATVTYCHSKTDDLTSYTKGADILVAAVGRANFIKGQDIKPGAVVIDVGVNRLDTGKLCGDVVFDEAKEVASYITPVPGGVGPMTITMLAHNTVQSAKQFLLTK
- the nusB gene encoding transcription antitermination factor NusB gives rise to the protein MKRRTAREKALQALFQVNVSQTDPNEAITHALEDQQQDDFMNMLVFGAIEHEQELDQLIQPHLKNWTMDRLANIDKAILRLATYELKYEEEIPSNVTIDEAVELAKAFGDDHSSKFVNGVLSKIKQELDQ